A single genomic interval of Fructobacillus americanaquae harbors:
- the ppcA gene encoding phosphoenolpyruvate carboxylase, with product MTERKIPAIMGTQHPDNANAPFWDTAQQPFISAYRETDEAFQNYQTLDVDEYMWDWEGKHADAAVIDRLFSTHYEYFKEHQLGRDKFLTFRFPNIWEEKGYNLMQAMTAFLSSEDFANDLGFDQRPLFEAILPMAQRADQIIEMQLLFEKLAQFKDATFTPTEDNKAYIEMIPLFEDFETQYHAPEILKEYLNLHEEHFGFRPKHLRVFLAGSDSALSAGFMSSIIGNKLALARLHQFADKEGIAIYPISGTGSAIFRGGLSPQRVKRYVREFPGVRTATVQSAFRYDFSIDETRAGIKYLKEELPKAKPLLISAEDEAVLSDIAQKSAAFYQETLEQLVPDVQPIFKAFPKRRDRRQHVGVLGYSRSVDNIELPRAINFTGAFYSIGVPPEFIGFGRAYESLNEEQLAVLNRYYPSMRADFGELAHYINWDALQILKTQSPAWQDVEEDIVILKDAFDLHIGPETMAEQQHAEIALQVVEFKEGASVAITALINRMAQLRHFLG from the coding sequence ATGACAGAACGCAAGATTCCGGCGATTATGGGAACACAACACCCTGATAACGCCAACGCCCCCTTCTGGGACACCGCACAACAACCTTTCATCAGTGCTTACCGGGAAACTGATGAAGCCTTTCAAAATTACCAGACCCTCGATGTTGATGAATACATGTGGGACTGGGAAGGGAAACACGCCGATGCGGCAGTCATCGACCGCCTTTTCTCAACCCACTATGAATACTTTAAGGAACACCAACTTGGTCGTGACAAATTTTTGACGTTCCGTTTCCCAAATATTTGGGAAGAAAAAGGCTACAACTTAATGCAAGCCATGACGGCCTTTTTAAGTTCCGAAGACTTTGCCAATGACCTTGGTTTTGACCAACGCCCCTTGTTTGAAGCCATTTTACCAATGGCTCAACGTGCTGATCAAATCATTGAAATGCAGCTTTTGTTTGAAAAGCTGGCCCAGTTCAAAGATGCAACCTTTACACCCACGGAAGACAACAAGGCTTACATCGAGATGATTCCACTCTTCGAAGACTTTGAAACGCAATACCACGCACCAGAAATTTTAAAGGAATACTTGAACCTACATGAAGAACACTTTGGCTTCCGGCCAAAGCACCTGCGTGTCTTTTTAGCCGGTTCTGATTCTGCTCTTTCAGCCGGCTTTATGTCTTCCATTATTGGAAATAAGTTAGCCTTAGCGCGCTTGCACCAATTTGCCGATAAGGAAGGTATCGCCATCTACCCAATTTCTGGAACGGGGTCTGCCATCTTCCGTGGTGGCCTTTCACCTCAACGTGTCAAACGCTATGTCCGTGAATTCCCTGGTGTCAGAACAGCAACTGTTCAGTCAGCATTCCGTTATGACTTCTCCATCGACGAAACAAGGGCCGGCATCAAGTACTTGAAAGAAGAATTACCAAAGGCAAAGCCATTGCTAATTAGCGCTGAAGACGAAGCCGTTCTTTCCGATATCGCCCAAAAATCAGCAGCCTTCTACCAGGAAACACTCGAACAATTAGTTCCTGACGTCCAACCAATCTTCAAGGCCTTCCCAAAGCGCCGTGACCGTCGTCAGCACGTGGGGGTTTTGGGCTATTCCCGTTCCGTTGATAACATCGAATTACCCCGAGCCATTAATTTTACCGGCGCCTTTTATTCAATCGGTGTACCACCCGAATTTATTGGTTTTGGCCGGGCATATGAAAGCCTCAATGAAGAACAGCTAGCTGTCTTGAACCGCTATTACCCAAGTATGCGCGCTGATTTTGGCGAATTAGCTCACTATATCAATTGGGATGCCCTTCAAATTTTGAAGACGCAAAGCCCAGCCTGGCAAGATGTCGAAGAAGACATCGTCATCCTCAAGGATGCCTTTGACCTCCACATTGGACCAGAAACAATGGCTGAGCAGCAACACGCCGAAATTGCCCTCCAAGTTGTTGAATTCAAGGAAGGCGCTTCCGTTGCCATTACCGCCTTGATTAATCGTATGGCCCAATTGCGTCATTTCTTGGGTTAA
- a CDS encoding CamS family sex pheromone protein: MLKRISKRGYILIGLALLIILGAFFYFINIASVTPSVSKTKGVQLTQSSAGDYQTVIKDGHYLTSAARGITATSLNNSLDVQDFETSLLNLSKSHFKTGRYIFQEGQYLDADTVNGLLARQTDSNATGLNPKDNGKTDSSRNPIYVQTLTEQDFMTKSGNNLQLAGMVVGVAMNSQDAYQKEQYGATYYQTISDKDRIAYGQKIAPKLIKTIREQQGVGKNIPIVLAMYDTASQDSLAPGSFYAEATSKSGTDIGSWSDINEKSIVLPKESDDTSSLGSDENTGFNNFKTDISNFFPNIAGATASAKFTNNKLSSMNVTVTTQFYSPTEIEAFSNYVATSAMKFLPSSAPVQIKIQTANEIQALLVRKADDKSYTITKLDQ, encoded by the coding sequence ATGTTAAAACGGATTTCAAAGCGGGGCTATATCTTAATCGGCCTTGCGCTTCTGATTATTTTAGGAGCCTTTTTTTACTTTATTAATATCGCTTCGGTCACACCCAGTGTTTCCAAAACAAAGGGTGTTCAGTTAACCCAAAGTTCTGCGGGGGATTATCAAACGGTCATCAAGGATGGGCATTATTTGACATCAGCCGCTCGGGGTATTACTGCAACATCTTTGAACAATTCTTTGGATGTCCAAGATTTTGAAACGTCATTGTTGAATTTGTCTAAGTCGCACTTTAAGACTGGTCGCTACATCTTCCAGGAAGGTCAGTACCTTGATGCTGACACCGTTAATGGTCTCTTAGCTCGTCAAACGGATAGTAATGCAACTGGCTTGAATCCAAAGGATAATGGCAAGACGGATAGTTCGAGAAATCCGATTTACGTTCAGACGTTAACAGAACAAGATTTCATGACCAAGAGCGGCAATAACCTGCAATTAGCTGGAATGGTTGTGGGCGTGGCGATGAATAGTCAAGATGCTTACCAAAAAGAACAGTATGGTGCGACTTATTATCAAACGATTTCAGATAAGGATAGGATTGCTTACGGGCAAAAGATTGCGCCAAAGTTGATCAAGACGATTCGTGAGCAACAAGGTGTTGGCAAGAACATTCCAATTGTCTTGGCCATGTATGACACTGCTTCTCAGGATTCATTGGCTCCAGGTTCTTTCTATGCTGAAGCCACCTCAAAGTCAGGTACTGATATCGGTAGTTGGTCAGATATCAACGAAAAGTCGATCGTTTTGCCAAAAGAATCTGATGACACTTCGAGCCTTGGATCTGATGAAAATACTGGCTTTAATAACTTCAAGACTGATATTTCTAACTTCTTCCCAAACATTGCGGGGGCAACAGCTTCTGCTAAATTTACGAATAATAAGTTGTCTTCTATGAACGTAACGGTGACAACGCAATTCTATTCACCAACCGAAATTGAAGCCTTCTCCAACTATGTTGCCACCTCTGCGATGAAGTTCTTACCTTCATCAGCTCCTGTACAAATCAAGATTCAAACGGCCAATGAAATTCAGGCTTTGCTTGTTCGTAAGGCCGATGATAAGTCCTATACGATTACAAAACTTGATCAATAA
- a CDS encoding glycoside hydrolase family 73 protein, with protein MAKKRRKKKWFFLPKAKKKRRMYLMLLLVFLTLIALTVVMSRSMTTKKEQIIYQDEAKQKQLQIWAPYAQKMQYKYRIFASISLAQAILESDWNQSSLSKDYNNLYGMKASAGQAGVVVPTNEYEDGHWIVVDQKFASYQTWQESMEAHAQLISKGTHWNPNQYEHVLAAKNYQAAAQALVQDGYATDPTYAAKLVAVIETWNLKRFDLTVKMGNASA; from the coding sequence GTGGCTAAAAAGCGGAGAAAGAAAAAATGGTTTTTTCTGCCAAAGGCGAAGAAAAAACGACGAATGTACTTGATGCTCTTGCTTGTTTTTCTAACATTAATTGCTTTGACCGTGGTGATGAGCCGATCAATGACGACTAAAAAGGAGCAAATTATCTATCAAGATGAAGCCAAGCAAAAGCAGCTGCAAATATGGGCCCCCTATGCACAAAAGATGCAATATAAGTATCGCATTTTTGCTTCGATTTCACTGGCACAGGCCATTTTAGAATCGGATTGGAACCAGTCCAGTCTGTCAAAAGATTATAACAATTTGTACGGGATGAAAGCATCGGCAGGCCAGGCCGGAGTGGTCGTTCCAACCAATGAGTATGAGGACGGTCATTGGATTGTAGTGGATCAAAAATTTGCCTCCTACCAGACCTGGCAGGAATCGATGGAAGCCCATGCCCAGCTAATTTCAAAGGGGACCCACTGGAATCCCAACCAATATGAGCATGTGCTGGCAGCCAAAAATTATCAGGCTGCGGCGCAGGCCCTTGTCCAAGACGGGTATGCGACCGATCCAACCTATGCAGCAAAATTGGTGGCAGTGATTGAAACTTGGAATTTAAAGCGCTTTGATTTAACGGTAAAAATGGGCAATGCCAGCGCTTAA
- the ligA gene encoding NAD-dependent DNA ligase LigA, producing MASNPQPTNMSTKDAQVAISQLQDELTDYGIAYYEQDAPKVEDHVYDEKYARLVALEQAFPQFVTPDSPTQNVGGAQTKSGLEKVQHPVPMLSLGDVFSLDELQEWENRTIKALGQQPAYNLELKIDGLAVSLKYENGRLMQASTRGNGLIGEDVTANVKTIADVPQELKEPLTIEVRGEIYMPKASFAHLNEERENQGQEPFANPRNAAAGSLRQLDARETKKRQLSAFIYYTAEADTLGVTRQSEVLRRFAELGLPTNKDNRVIGQMKEIAPYIAEYTEKRDGLPYGIDGVVVKVDDIDSEIDLGNTVKVPRWSIAYKFPPEEEQTIVRDIEWTVGRTGAVTPTAAMDPVFLAGTTVQRASLHNPDYLEEKDVRVGDTVTLHKAGDIIPEIGQVILDKRPADTKKYEIPTTCPSCGADLVHVEGEVVLRCINPACPAQLQEGLTHFASRNAMNIDGLGPQIVSQLLDKKLVTDVASIYSLTVEQLLSLDKFQEKSANNLVAAIQASKANSADRLLFGLGIRLVGAKAAKTMMASLQDLPSLGQANAEQIVAIDGIGQAIADSVVKYFAEPQSQALLAELANAGVNLEYLSETGPIDENSFFYGKKIVLTGKLEQSSRSEIAAWLEAHGASVTGSVSKKTDLVIAGTDAGSKLTKANTLGVTVWNEQEFLSAQQNEAG from the coding sequence ATGGCAAGTAATCCACAACCAACGAATATGTCGACCAAGGATGCGCAAGTCGCAATCAGTCAGCTACAAGACGAGTTGACCGATTATGGAATTGCCTATTACGAGCAGGATGCGCCAAAGGTTGAAGACCACGTTTATGATGAAAAGTATGCCCGGTTGGTGGCCTTGGAACAGGCCTTTCCACAATTTGTGACACCAGACTCGCCAACGCAAAATGTTGGTGGCGCCCAGACCAAGTCCGGCTTGGAAAAGGTGCAACATCCGGTGCCAATGCTTTCTTTGGGGGATGTTTTTTCATTAGACGAACTTCAAGAGTGGGAGAATCGCACCATCAAAGCGTTGGGGCAACAGCCGGCCTATAACTTGGAATTAAAGATTGATGGCTTGGCAGTTTCTTTGAAGTACGAAAATGGTCGCTTAATGCAGGCCTCCACTCGAGGCAATGGCCTGATTGGTGAAGATGTCACGGCTAACGTCAAGACCATTGCAGATGTGCCCCAAGAATTAAAAGAGCCCTTAACAATCGAAGTTCGTGGTGAGATTTATATGCCAAAGGCTTCCTTTGCGCATTTGAATGAAGAACGGGAAAATCAGGGTCAAGAACCCTTTGCCAACCCACGTAATGCGGCGGCGGGTTCGTTACGTCAACTAGATGCACGCGAAACCAAGAAGCGCCAGTTGTCTGCCTTTATTTACTATACGGCCGAGGCCGATACGTTGGGTGTGACCAGGCAATCAGAAGTCTTGCGCCGTTTTGCCGAACTTGGTTTGCCAACCAACAAGGATAACCGCGTCATTGGCCAGATGAAAGAGATTGCGCCCTATATCGCCGAATACACCGAAAAACGTGACGGCCTGCCTTATGGAATTGATGGCGTTGTCGTCAAAGTGGATGATATCGATTCCGAAATTGACTTAGGTAACACGGTTAAGGTACCCCGATGGTCGATCGCCTATAAGTTTCCACCGGAAGAGGAGCAGACGATTGTCCGTGATATCGAATGGACGGTCGGCCGAACGGGTGCAGTGACACCAACGGCTGCCATGGACCCGGTTTTCTTGGCTGGGACAACGGTGCAGCGGGCTTCCTTGCATAATCCGGACTACCTCGAGGAAAAAGATGTTCGCGTTGGCGATACAGTGACCTTGCACAAGGCCGGTGATATTATCCCAGAAATTGGGCAGGTCATCCTAGACAAACGCCCAGCAGATACCAAAAAGTATGAAATTCCAACGACTTGTCCTTCCTGTGGCGCTGATTTGGTCCATGTTGAGGGTGAAGTGGTGTTACGTTGCATTAATCCGGCTTGTCCAGCGCAACTGCAAGAGGGGTTGACCCATTTTGCCTCGCGCAATGCGATGAATATTGATGGCCTTGGCCCACAGATTGTTAGCCAACTTTTGGACAAAAAATTGGTGACCGATGTGGCTTCGATTTATTCCTTGACGGTTGAGCAGTTACTATCTTTAGATAAGTTTCAAGAAAAATCAGCCAATAACTTGGTGGCGGCTATCCAGGCTTCCAAAGCAAATTCCGCCGATCGCTTGCTCTTTGGCTTGGGTATCCGCTTGGTTGGGGCGAAAGCGGCGAAAACTATGATGGCAAGCCTACAAGACTTACCAAGCTTGGGACAGGCCAATGCGGAACAAATAGTCGCCATCGATGGAATTGGTCAAGCGATTGCGGATTCGGTGGTGAAATACTTCGCTGAACCCCAGTCGCAAGCCCTTTTGGCCGAATTGGCCAACGCTGGTGTGAACTTGGAATACTTATCCGAAACGGGTCCAATTGATGAAAATTCATTTTTCTATGGTAAAAAGATCGTTTTGACTGGTAAACTAGAACAGAGTTCACGTAGTGAAATTGCTGCCTGGTTAGAAGCTCACGGGGCCAGCGTCACTGGATCAGTTTCGAAGAAGACTGATTTAGTGATTGCCGGTACCGATGCGGGGTCAAAACTGACCAAAGCAAACACTCTTGGGGTCACTGTCTGGAATGAACAAGAATTCTTGTCAGCCCAGCAAAATGAGGCCGGCTAA
- a CDS encoding dihydroorotate oxidase produces the protein MTDIDLNADLFGQILTSPLLNASGVHCQTKEELNDLAHTSNLGAMVTKSATLQARAGNPNPRYYDLKNGSINSMGLPNLGYDFYLDYVLQEQTKPTILSVAALSAADAITLLKDLQASDYQGPTELNLSCPNIVGEPQLAYDFEATDRVLKEVFSFYTKPLGVKLPPYFDLVHFDKIAAVLNKYPLTHVNTINSVGNGLWVDIEQEQVVTKAKGGFGGLGGTMVLPTALANVRALRQRLHDSIKVLGTGGVTSGEDVFAHILCGADLVSVGTQVMKEGLSVYDRLAEELQAIMAHKGYQSLADFRGKLKEL, from the coding sequence ATGACCGATATTGATTTGAACGCCGACCTCTTTGGGCAAATTTTAACTAGTCCATTGCTCAACGCCTCTGGGGTCCACTGTCAGACCAAAGAAGAATTGAATGATTTGGCGCATACGAGCAACTTGGGTGCTATGGTAACAAAATCAGCAACACTTCAGGCTCGTGCAGGGAATCCAAACCCACGGTACTATGATCTCAAAAATGGTTCGATTAACTCGATGGGGTTGCCAAACTTAGGCTATGATTTTTACCTTGATTATGTTTTGCAAGAACAGACAAAGCCAACAATTTTGTCTGTTGCTGCTTTGTCAGCGGCTGATGCGATTACCCTGCTAAAAGACTTGCAGGCTTCTGACTATCAGGGACCGACTGAATTGAACTTGTCTTGCCCAAACATTGTTGGAGAACCGCAATTAGCTTATGACTTTGAGGCCACCGACCGGGTCTTAAAAGAAGTCTTCAGTTTTTACACGAAGCCATTGGGCGTGAAGTTACCACCATACTTTGATCTAGTTCACTTTGACAAGATTGCTGCTGTGTTGAACAAGTACCCATTAACCCACGTAAACACGATTAATTCTGTTGGTAACGGCCTGTGGGTCGATATTGAACAGGAACAAGTGGTCACAAAGGCCAAGGGTGGCTTTGGTGGCTTGGGAGGAACAATGGTGCTGCCAACGGCTTTAGCCAACGTTCGCGCTTTGCGCCAACGCTTGCATGACAGCATTAAGGTCTTGGGAACCGGCGGTGTGACTTCCGGGGAAGATGTTTTTGCACACATTCTTTGTGGGGCTGATTTGGTTTCAGTTGGTACTCAGGTGATGAAGGAAGGCTTGAGCGTTTATGACCGTCTTGCTGAAGAATTGCAGGCGATCATGGCCCACAAGGGTTACCAAAGTTTGGCCGATTTCCGTGGCAAGTTAAAAGAACTGTAA
- a CDS encoding ATP-binding protein has translation MQTSEHLLTLGQTGWFKNKYQPAATTLFAPHLLLVGQTGSGKSTTLKQISQQLQVNRLGQIIFDPTGEFSRADDQQVSYSVGQNVYFDLSQLAPKDLLTALGLTWPTKWQLLLGQAQAALRINYNLNQQQKVILNTKALTADAFYALKSQLYQSQWSFSLSLLAPQLRLLAHQGFIDQKENLASTDPDLLTAIDQLADRLADPRLKTIAPNTQVKTTKYDLLYLLKLATAKAYFGAKISINLAQLKDLGALQATIMSTVWRQLLSFQSKSTHKATVYLLIDEGHRFLLKNNQAEQDKDSGLAQILREGRKEGLQVAFASQSPLDLSTALLGQFSATIVHRLTNQKEWQALPLLANSAKAGKKLGQLQTGQALIKVNQEPNRTVTIFASPNKQ, from the coding sequence ATGCAAACTAGCGAACACTTACTCACTTTGGGCCAAACGGGGTGGTTCAAAAACAAGTACCAACCAGCGGCCACAACGCTTTTCGCCCCACACCTTCTTTTGGTTGGGCAAACTGGGTCTGGCAAATCAACAACCCTCAAACAAATTAGCCAACAGTTACAAGTAAATCGACTCGGGCAAATCATTTTCGATCCAACCGGCGAGTTTAGCCGAGCAGACGACCAGCAGGTCTCCTACAGCGTTGGCCAAAACGTCTACTTTGATCTCAGCCAGTTAGCACCAAAAGACTTATTGACTGCGCTTGGTTTGACCTGGCCAACCAAGTGGCAGCTGCTACTAGGACAAGCTCAAGCAGCCTTACGGATTAACTACAATCTTAACCAACAGCAAAAGGTCATTTTAAACACTAAAGCCCTAACCGCCGATGCCTTTTATGCTTTAAAAAGTCAACTCTATCAAAGTCAATGGTCTTTCTCATTAAGCCTCCTCGCCCCCCAATTGCGCTTGCTAGCCCACCAAGGGTTTATTGATCAAAAAGAGAATTTGGCCAGCACTGATCCTGATTTGTTGACGGCCATCGACCAACTAGCCGACCGCCTCGCGGATCCGCGCCTAAAGACCATTGCACCAAATACTCAGGTAAAAACAACCAAGTACGACTTACTTTACCTGCTCAAATTAGCAACGGCTAAGGCTTATTTCGGCGCTAAAATCAGTATCAACCTGGCTCAGCTGAAAGACCTCGGTGCCCTCCAAGCCACCATCATGTCCACCGTCTGGCGCCAACTGCTCAGCTTTCAATCCAAAAGCACCCATAAGGCGACGGTTTACCTCTTAATCGACGAGGGCCACCGCTTCCTGTTGAAAAACAACCAAGCCGAGCAAGACAAGGACAGTGGTTTAGCGCAAATTCTGCGTGAGGGACGCAAGGAAGGCCTCCAGGTGGCCTTTGCTTCCCAGTCGCCACTCGACCTGTCAACTGCTCTACTAGGACAATTTTCAGCCACAATTGTCCATCGGCTGACGAATCAAAAGGAATGGCAAGCATTGCCCCTCCTAGCCAACTCTGCTAAAGCTGGGAAAAAATTAGGTCAGCTACAAACTGGCCAAGCACTAATCAAAGTTAACCAGGAACCGAATCGAACCGTCACGATTTTTGCATCCCCAAACAAACAATAA
- the metK gene encoding methionine adenosyltransferase, which produces MTKFFTAESVANGHPDKVADQIADAILDAVLTEDPKARAAIEVTTSTGDVSIFGELSTTSYVNVRQIAVDTIKAIGYNQPEFGFSADSINVSNKIVEQSPDIAQAVDAAEDDPDQLGAGDQGMVFGYATNETTDYLPLALDLSHQLMRKIRQVRNDQELAYLRPDAKGEVTLELTDDGQVKRIAAVVLSTQHDAEVTLEQLRADIKKFVVDLVLPADLVDDQTKYYINPSGRFVLGGPQADSGLTGRKIIVDTYGGAAHHGGGAFSGKDATKVDRSAAYYARYVAKNLVAAGLADKIELQIAYAIGVAKPVSLNIEAFGTEKVAEDKIEAIVEKLFDFRPLAIINSLDLRRPIYKQTAAYGHFGRPDLDLPWEKLDQVEKIKAEL; this is translated from the coding sequence ATGACAAAATTTTTTACTGCTGAATCAGTTGCCAATGGCCATCCGGATAAGGTAGCGGACCAAATTGCTGATGCCATCTTGGATGCTGTGTTGACAGAAGATCCAAAGGCTCGGGCCGCCATTGAAGTGACCACATCAACGGGCGATGTTTCGATTTTTGGTGAGTTGTCAACGACTTCTTATGTGAACGTCCGTCAAATTGCCGTTGATACGATCAAGGCCATTGGCTACAATCAGCCGGAATTTGGTTTTTCAGCTGATTCAATCAATGTTTCGAATAAGATTGTGGAACAATCACCAGATATTGCTCAAGCTGTTGATGCGGCCGAAGATGATCCAGACCAATTAGGTGCCGGCGACCAGGGAATGGTTTTTGGCTATGCCACTAATGAAACGACTGATTACTTGCCATTAGCTTTGGACTTGTCCCATCAGTTAATGCGTAAAATTCGTCAGGTACGAAATGACCAAGAATTGGCTTACTTACGCCCAGATGCCAAGGGTGAAGTAACACTAGAATTGACGGATGATGGCCAGGTTAAGCGTATTGCGGCCGTTGTTTTGTCAACTCAGCACGATGCAGAAGTAACATTGGAACAATTACGTGCTGATATAAAAAAGTTCGTGGTTGATCTGGTCTTGCCTGCTGATTTGGTTGATGACCAAACGAAGTATTATATTAATCCATCCGGTCGCTTTGTCTTGGGTGGTCCTCAAGCCGACTCTGGTTTGACAGGCCGTAAAATTATCGTCGATACTTATGGGGGGGCAGCCCACCACGGTGGTGGTGCTTTCTCGGGAAAGGATGCCACCAAGGTTGACCGGTCGGCTGCTTACTATGCTCGCTATGTGGCCAAGAATTTGGTGGCTGCTGGCTTGGCTGACAAGATTGAGCTCCAGATAGCCTATGCAATTGGTGTTGCCAAGCCGGTTTCGTTGAATATTGAAGCATTTGGGACTGAAAAGGTCGCAGAAGACAAAATTGAAGCCATCGTTGAGAAGCTTTTTGACTTCCGTCCTTTGGCAATCATTAATAGCCTAGACCTTCGTCGGCCAATTTATAAGCAGACAGCTGCTTACGGTCACTTTGGTCGTCCTGATTTGGACTTGCCATGGGAAAAGTTGGACCAGGTTGAGAAAATCAAGGCAGAGTTGTAG
- the pcrA gene encoding DNA helicase PcrA gives MTVEELTKGMNSKQAEAVRTTEGPLLIMAGAGSGKTRVLTHRVAHLIEDLDVAPWRILAITFTNKAAREMRERIGKLVDEQLAQSVWVSTFHALAVRILRRDGERIGLGKNFTILDSSAQRTLVKRVINDLNLDSNQYDPRTILGTISNAKNDLLTAKDYREQAANFYEERVAEVYSAYQKALRQAQSVDFDDLIMLTIELFEKAPDVLQRYQDQFRYLHVDEYQDTNDAQYKIVNMLAQGSQNLAVVGDADQSIYGWRGANMQNILNFEKDWPQAQSVFLEQNYRSTQSILDAANDVINHNNERVPKKLWTENGAGDKITYYRAQSAQDEAYYVLGQIQNGQRENHQSLSDFAILYRTNAQSRAMEESLVKANIPYTIVGGHKFYDRKEILDVMAYLSLVANPADNAALERIINVPKRAIGQSTVDRLFTFANQVNLPMLAAIDQVEMAQDIRPAAVTKLLSFAEMVHNFRQQAEFLTVSELTDLILEQSGYRQELQAKSDPESQSRLENLDEFLSVTKEFDDKYDAQADDAVNPLTDFLGSTALMADLDNVEEDSGVVTLMTLHAAKGLEFPTVFLIGLEEGLFPLGRAAQDEDQLEEERRLAYVGITRSEQKLYLTNAFSRLLYGRTQANQPSRFIDEISPELIEQAYPASGSGVSAGLSSKFLRATSTTYQGSAKASPVQKKSAETTGAEGVMWQAGDKVSHKKWGIGTVVSVTGDQPDRELKVAFPEDGIKQLLAAFAPITRVD, from the coding sequence ATGACTGTTGAAGAATTAACCAAGGGTATGAATAGCAAGCAAGCGGAGGCGGTCAGGACGACAGAGGGACCGCTTTTAATTATGGCTGGTGCCGGATCTGGGAAGACCAGGGTTTTGACGCACCGTGTTGCCCATTTAATTGAAGATTTAGATGTGGCGCCCTGGCGGATTTTGGCCATCACCTTTACGAATAAAGCTGCCCGTGAAATGCGGGAACGAATTGGTAAATTAGTCGATGAGCAGCTAGCCCAATCCGTTTGGGTTTCAACGTTCCATGCCCTGGCTGTTCGAATTTTGCGTCGAGATGGTGAACGGATTGGCTTGGGCAAGAACTTTACGATTTTGGATAGTTCTGCTCAAAGGACGCTGGTTAAACGGGTGATTAATGATTTAAATTTGGATTCAAACCAGTATGATCCACGGACAATCTTAGGGACCATTTCCAATGCTAAAAACGATTTGCTAACGGCCAAGGATTACCGAGAGCAGGCCGCTAATTTTTATGAAGAACGTGTAGCAGAAGTTTATTCTGCTTACCAGAAAGCTTTGCGTCAGGCTCAGTCAGTCGATTTTGATGATTTAATTATGTTGACGATTGAACTCTTTGAAAAGGCCCCTGATGTTTTGCAACGCTATCAAGACCAGTTCCGTTACCTCCACGTCGATGAGTACCAGGACACCAATGATGCCCAGTATAAGATTGTCAACATGCTGGCTCAAGGCTCACAGAACTTAGCCGTTGTTGGGGATGCCGACCAGTCAATCTATGGTTGGCGTGGTGCCAACATGCAAAATATTTTAAACTTTGAAAAGGATTGGCCTCAGGCACAATCAGTTTTCTTGGAGCAAAATTATCGGTCAACTCAATCCATTTTGGATGCTGCTAACGATGTGATTAATCACAACAACGAGCGAGTGCCGAAAAAACTCTGGACCGAAAACGGTGCCGGAGACAAAATCACCTATTATCGGGCTCAGTCTGCCCAGGATGAGGCCTATTATGTGTTGGGCCAAATTCAAAATGGGCAACGCGAAAACCATCAATCTTTGTCCGACTTTGCAATTCTTTACCGGACGAACGCTCAGTCCCGGGCCATGGAAGAATCTTTGGTCAAAGCAAACATCCCTTATACCATTGTTGGTGGTCATAAGTTCTATGACCGTAAGGAAATTTTGGACGTGATGGCCTACCTGTCGTTGGTCGCAAACCCGGCTGATAATGCGGCCTTAGAACGGATTATCAATGTTCCTAAGCGGGCGATCGGTCAGTCAACAGTTGACCGGCTTTTTACCTTTGCTAACCAAGTTAACTTACCAATGTTGGCGGCTATCGATCAAGTCGAAATGGCCCAGGATATCCGCCCAGCAGCGGTGACAAAGTTGCTTTCCTTTGCCGAAATGGTGCATAACTTCCGCCAACAAGCAGAGTTCTTAACTGTTTCGGAGTTAACGGATTTGATTTTAGAACAGTCCGGCTATCGCCAGGAATTACAGGCAAAATCAGACCCTGAGTCGCAATCACGACTGGAAAACCTGGATGAATTTTTGTCTGTTACCAAGGAATTTGATGACAAGTACGATGCTCAGGCGGACGACGCAGTGAATCCGTTAACTGATTTCTTAGGTTCGACGGCCTTGATGGCCGACCTGGACAATGTCGAGGAAGATAGCGGGGTGGTCACGTTAATGACCTTACATGCCGCAAAGGGGCTTGAATTTCCGACGGTCTTCTTGATTGGCCTAGAAGAGGGCTTATTCCCATTGGGCCGGGCGGCACAAGACGAGGATCAATTAGAAGAAGAACGACGTCTGGCCTATGTCGGTATTACGCGATCTGAGCAGAAACTTTATTTAACGAATGCTTTCTCCCGTTTGCTATATGGCCGGACACAGGCGAACCAACCTTCTCGCTTTATTGATGAAATTTCACCCGAATTGATTGAGCAGGCCTATCCGGCAAGCGGCTCTGGCGTTTCTGCCGGTTTGTCCTCGAAGTTTCTCCGGGCAACGAGTACTACTTACCAGGGGTCTGCGAAGGCTAGTCCGGTTCAAAAGAAATCAGCTGAAACCACTGGTGCTGAAGGGGTCATGTGGCAGGCTGGCGACAAGGTTTCTCATAAGAAGTGGGGAATTGGGACGGTTGTTTCAGTTACCGGTGACCAACCTGACCGAGAACTTAAAGTCGCCTTCCCAGAAGATGGCATCAAACAACTCTTGGCTGCCTTTGCACCAATTACACGAGTTGATTAA